The Apium graveolens cultivar Ventura chromosome 11, ASM990537v1, whole genome shotgun sequence genome has a window encoding:
- the LOC141697841 gene encoding putative cyclic nucleotide-gated ion channel 16: MNTKRNLHLEQSAKLLASIPKPSLLLYDRHTTPWWQQILDPRSDIVRRWNYFFLLTCIGSLFLDPLYLLLPTVTAESVCISMNFAMRIVLTFWRSVVDIFSLMHICMKFRLAYVAKDSRVFGRGDLVMDPRSIAIRYLKTDFIFDLAASFPLPQIIIWIIIPFTQHTTASRDNHSLSLAIMLQYIPRIRSIFPITRQILRTSGSLAQTSWAGAAYNLVLYVLASHVLGAMWYLLSVERQYACWKQECKKEYNGTHSPSCELSFLDCSTAGGPARDAWLQSTKLLTTCNPRGNSIDFQFGMFAEAFVEEVSSENFIPRLFYCLWWGLKNLSSYGQGLNTGTYKGENLFSSFICIAGLVLFALLIGNMQTYMQSTSARLEEWRVRRSDIEEWMRHRQLPEDLQDRVRRFIQYQWLATRGVDEEEILNSLPLDLKRGIQRHLCLSLVRQVSFFSQLDAQLLDAICEHLVSSLNTKDTYIIREGDPVNEMLFIIRGQLESSTTNGGRSGFFNSITIKPGDFCGEELLTWALVPTSDHLPSSTRTVKCLTEVEAFALRAEDLKFVAKQFKRLHSKKIQHAFRYYSHQWRTWGSCFIQAAWRRYKRKRLAEELMKKESLYYKYMPEESANHDFAVDQTEGQSSSNHHKLEQNLKATLLASQFATNTKKGAVQKVAIVDPDDPSLKMPKMFKPDEPDFSAGGYD; this comes from the exons ATGAATACAAAAAGAAATCTTCATCTAGAACAATCAGCTAAACTATTAGCAAGCATCCCAAAACCATCATTACTGCTTTACGATCGTCACACCACACCTTGGTGGCAGCAGATTCTCGACCCGAGAAGCGACATTGTCAGAAGATGGAACTATTTTTTTCTGCTCACCTGCATTGGCTCTCTTTTCTTGGACCCTCTTTACCTTTTGCTTCCAACTGTTACCGCAGAGTCTGTTTGCATCAGCATGAATTTTGCTATGCGTATAGTCCTCACCTTCTGGCGTTCTGTGGTTGATATCTTCTCTCTTATGCACATTTGCATGaagtttcgtttggcttatgttGCAAAAGACTCTCGTGTCTTTGGAAGGGGTGATCTTGTCATGGACCCGAGAAGCATTGCCATTCGTTACTTAAAGACTGACTTTATTTTTGATCTAGCCGCTTCTTTTCCTCTTCCACAG ATCATCATCTGGATTATAATCCCATTTACACAACATACTACTGCTAGTCGTGATAACCACTCCTTATCTCTAGCTATAATGCTTCAGTATATTCCACGTATTCGTTCCATTTTTCCTATAACACGACAAATTCTTAGAACATCGGGGTCTTTAGCACAAACTTCCTGGGCAGGAGCAGCATATAACCTTGTTCTGTATGTTTTAGCTAGTCAC GTCCTTGGAGCAATGTGGTATCTGTTATCTGTTGAAAGACAGTACGCCTGTTGGAAGCAGGAATGTAAAAAGGAATACAATGGCACACACTCTCCGTCATGTGAATTGTCATTTCTTGATTGTTCAACCGCTGGAGGTCCTGCGCGTGATGCTTGGTTACAATCGACTAAGCTCCTGACTACTTGTAATCCTCGTGGTAATTCAATTGATTTTCAGTTTGGGATGTTTGCTGAGGCCTTTGTAGAGGAGGTTTCTTCTGAAAATTTTATTCCTAGACTCTTCTACTGCCTTTGGTGGGGTTTGAAAAATCTCAG TTCATATGGGCAAGGCCTGAATACAGGTACTTATAAAGGGGAAAATTTGTTCAGTAGTTTTATTTGTATTGCTGGCCTGGTTCTCTTCGCACTACTGATTGGCAACATGCAG ACCTATATGCAATCCACAAGTGCGAGGCTTGAAGAATGGCGTGTAAGGAGAAGTGATATAGAGGAATGGATGAGGCATCGTCAATTACCTGAGGATCTGCAAGATCGTGTGAGGCGATTTATTCAATATCAGTGGCTAGCTACAAGAGGAGTTGACGAGGAAGAGATTTTAAATTCTTTACCTTTAGATCTCAAACGTGGTATTCAAAGGCATCTTTGTCTTTCCCTAGTGCGCCAA GTGTCTTTCTTTTCGCAACTGGATGCTCAACTCTTAGATGCAATATGTGAGCACCTAGTTTCCTCTTTAAACACTAAAGACACGTACATTATCCGGGAGGGTGATCCTGTCAATGAGATGCTTTTCATAATCAGAGGTCAATTGGAAAGCTCCACAACTAATGGTGGACGGTCTGGATTCTTTAACTCAATTACAATTAAACCTGGTGACTTTTGCGGAGAAGAACTATTGACATGGGCCTTAGTGCCCACTTCAGACCATCTTCCATCTTCAACTCGAACAGTCAAATGTCTAACTGAAGTAGAAGCATTTGCATTGCGAGCAGAAGACCTTAAATTTGTCGCAAAACAGTTCAAACGTCTTCACAGCAAGAAAATACAGCATGCATTCAGATACTACTCACACCAGTGGAGGACTTGGGGATCTTGTTTCATACAAGCTGCATGGAGACGGTACAAAAGAAAAAGACTAGCAGAGGAATTGATGAAAAAAGAAAGCTTGTATTATAAATATATGCCAGAGGAGTCTGCAAATCACGATTTCGCAGTTGATCAAACGGAAGGCCAAAGCTCATCAAACCACCATAAActagagcaaaatctgaaagctaCACTATTGGCTTCACAATTTGCTACAAACACTAAAAAAGGAGCTGTACAAAAGGTTGCAATAGTTGATCCTGATGACCCTAGCTTGAAGATGCCTAAGATGTTTAAGCCAGATGAGCCTGACTTTTCTGCAGGAGGGTATGATTAA
- the LOC141697038 gene encoding homeobox-leucine zipper protein REVOLUTA-like, which yields MAVAHSNGGSISKHLDNGKYVRYTAEQVEALERVYMECPKPSSMRRQQLIRECPILANIEPKQIKVWFQNRRCREKQRKESSRLQAVNRKLSAMNKLLMEENDRLQKQVSQLVTENGHMRQQLQTVPSVTTDLSCESAVTPQHSLRDANNPAGLLSIAEETLAEFLSKATGTAVDWVQMPGMKPGPDSVGIFAISHSCSGVAARACGLVSLEPTKIVEILKDRPAWFRDCRRHEVYTMLPTGNGGTIELLYTQIYAPTTLAPARDFWTLRYTTSLDSGSIVVCERSLSGSGAGPHAAASAQFVRGEMLPSGYLVRPCDGGGSIIHIVDHLNLQAWTVPEVLRPLYESSKVVAQKMTIAALRYIRQIAQETSGEVIYGMGRQPAVLRTFSHRLSRGFNDAINGFSDDGWSVMNCDGSEDVIVAVNSAKNLVSTSDLSLVGGILCAKASMLLQNVPPAVLVRFLREHRSEWADFSVDAYSAASLKGSSYAYPEMRPTRFTGNQIMMPLGQTIEHEEMLEVIRLEGHPFGQEDTFMSRDIHLLQLCSGVDENAVGACSELVFAPIDEMFPDDAPLLPSGFRIIPLDSKSGVVQDTITTNRTLDLASSLEVGPATNHAANDSSSCYNMRSVLTIAFQFPYENNQPDSVATMARQYVRSVVSSVQRVSTAISPSGMSLTSGSTVSSGAPEAQTLANWICHSHRYQLGTDLLSSDSVGGDTLLKNLWHHPDAILCCSLKSLPVFIFANQAGLDMLETTLVALQDITLDKIFDDTGRKAFNSEFSKIMQQGFAYLPGGICMSTMGRHVAFEQAVAWKVLAADESTVHCLAFSFVNWSFV from the exons ATGGCTGTTGCTCATAGTAACGGGGGTAGTATTAGTAAGCATCTGGATAATGGAAAGTATGTTAGATACACAGCTGAACAAGTTGAAGCTCTGGAAAGAGTTTATATGGAGTGTCCTAAACCGAGCTCGATGCGTCGCCAACAATTGATCCGGGAATGTCCTATCTTAGCTAACATTGAGCCAAAGCAGATCAAAGTTTGGTTTCAGAATCGAag GTGTCGGGAGAAGCAGAGGAAGGAGTCTTCAAGACTTCAGGCAGTGAATAGAAAATTGAGTGCTATGAACAAGCTGTTGATGGAGGAAAATGATCGCCTGCAGAAGCAAGTTTCTCAGCTAGTCACTGAGAATGGTCATATGCGGCAACAATTGCAAACT GTACCATCGGTAACTACTGATTTAAGTTGTGAGTCCGCGGTTACCCCTCAACATTCTCTCAGGGACGCAAACAACCCTGCTGG ACTCCTATCGATTGCAGAGGAGACATTGGCTGAGTTCCTTTCAAAGGCTACAGGAACCGCTGTCGATTGGGTCCAGATGCCTGGGATGAAG CCTGGTCCGGATTCAGTTGGCATCTTTGCTATTTCACATAGTTGCAGTGGAGTGGCGGCTAGAGCCTGTGGTTTAGTAAGTTTAGAGCCTACTAAG ATTGTGGAAATCCTTAAAGATCGTCCAGCTTGGTTCCGTGACTGTCGGAGGCATGAAGTTTACACGATGCTACCTACTGGAAATGGAGGAACAATTGAACTGTTATACACACAG ATATATGCTCCAACTACACTGGCTCCTGCACGGGATTTTTGGACCCTCAGATACACCACAAGTTTAGACAGTGGAAGCATTGTG GTATGTGAGAGATCACTTTCTGGATCTGGTGCTGGCCCGCATGCAGCAGCCTCTGCTCAGTTTGTAAGAGGTGAAATGCTTCCAAGTGGTTACTTGGTTCGGCCATGTGATGGTGGAGGATCAATCATTCATATAGTTGATCACCTAAATCTCCAG GCTTGGACTGTACCAGAGGTGTTACGTCCACTTTATGAATCGTCAAAAGTCGTGGCACAGAAAATGACAATTGCG GCATTGCGCTATATCAGACAAATAGCCCAGGAGACCAGCGGTGAGGTAATATATGGTATGGGGAGACAACCAGCTGTTCTTCGGACTTTTAGCCATCGATTAAGCAG AGGATTCAATGATGCTATCAATGGGTTCAGTGATGATGGCTGGTCAGTGATGAACTGTGATGGTTCTGAAGATGTGATTGTTGCAGTGAATTCAGCAAAAAATCTAGTTAGTACTTCCGATCTTTCCTTGGTCGGAGGCATTCTCTGTGCAAAAGCATCAATGCTGCTCCAG AATGTCCCTCCTGCTGTTTTGGTGCGCTTTTTAAGAGAGCATCGGTCAGAGTGGGCTGACTTTAGTGTTGATGCATATTCCGCTGCTTCGCTGAAAGGCAGCTCATATGCATATCCTGAAATGAGGCCAACACGTTTCACAGGAAACCAAATTATGATGCCTCTTGGTCAAACAATTGAACATGAAGAG ATGCTTGAAGTAATACGGCTCGAAGGTCATCCTTTCGGTCAAGAAGATACTTTTATGTCAAGGGACATACACCTTTTGCAG CTATGTAGCGGAGTTGATGAGAATGCTGTTGGAGCCTGCTCTGAACTTGTTTTTGCTCCAATTGATGAAATGTTTCCTGATGATGCTCCCCTGCTACCTTCTGGTTTTCGCATTATTCCTCTTGATTCAAAATCA GGTGTTGTGCAGGACACTATAACTACAAATCGCACCTTGGATCTGGCTTCTAGTCTTGAAGTGGGTCCTGCAACTAACCATGCTGCCAATGACTCGTCATCATGTTACAATATGCGATCAGTATTAACTATTGCATTTCAATTTCCTTACGAGAACAACCAACCGGATAGTGTTGCTACAATGGCTCGACAGTACGTCCGTAGCGTTGTGTCATCCGTGCAAAGGGTTTCCACGGCCATATCTCCATCAGGAATGAGCCTCACATCAGGTTCAACAGTATCTTCCGGTGCTCCGGAAGCTCAAACACTGGCCAACTGGATCTGCCATAGCCATAG GTACCAATTGGGGACAGATTTGCTGAGTTCTGATTCTGTAGGCGGTGATACTTTGTTAAAGAATCTTTGGCATCATCCGGATGCTATTTTGTGCTGCTCGTTAAAG TCGTTGCCAGTCTTCATATTTGCTAATCAAGCAGGTCTGGACATGCTCGAGACCACATTAGTGGCTTTACAGGATATTACACTAGATAAGATCTTTGATGACACTGGTCGCAAGGCTTTCAATTCTGAATTTTCCAAGATTATGCAGCAg GGTTTTGCCTACTTGCCGGGTGGCATCTGCATGTCAACAATGGGTCGTCATGTTGCATTTGAACAAGCCGTAGCTTGGAAAGTCCTGGCTGCAGACGAGAGCACTGTCCATTGCCTTGCATTCTCATTTGTGAACTGGTCTTTTGTGTGA